tatcacttaattttgtgacatgcaagtaaaattgcttcttcaattttttatattaatttttttaaaaattgaataatgaacttttctttaataataaataattgaataaaaatattttcttgcatgtcacaaaattaaatgataatattgaaggtcaaattatatttagaaaatttgtcaaaaatatattgtatttataaaaagatctttattcaattttttattattaaagaaaagttctttattcaattttaaaaaaaattaatataaaaaattgaagaagcaattttacttgaatgtcacaaaattaagtgataatatttaaggtcaaattatatttagaaaatttgtcaaaatatattgtaaagatatttataaaaaatatgagtatatgataaatttattaaaaatatatacactttaaggtattgagggtattttcgtccaaaaaaacttggaaatagtaaaaagtacctcaaatgatactaactcaaagttcacgtacctaaaatgacattttcaaagttcaaggacctaaaatgatactttggcaaagttcgtggaccaaaaaagatgttccctcatttattaaaattatatacactttaaggtattgatggtattttcgtccaaaaaacttggaaatagtaaaaagtgtctcaaatgatattaactcaaAGTTCcctgacctaaaatgatatttttaaagttcacggacctaaaatgatactttggcaaagttcgtggaaaaaaaaaattccctcTTTAGAATATTGTCTTTTCTCGATGTATTCATCCTTGTTGATTGCTAAAAGATAACCCGAATATTGATATATCACTATCATTGTGTGATTCGATTTCCGTCAATCCTTCCGATGCGCGAAGAATCGTGGAATTCGTTATCTAATTTTAAGTCGTGAAATGCCAAGCACTGGATTCGGAAATGCCAAGCACTGGATTCGGATTGCACACTGCATTTTCCAAACCATTCCTTCATTCATTCACATACCAATCCTCTACATCCATTTCCATTCGTAATTTGGATTGGATTGATGATCACATAATTGATAAAAATGAATTTGGAGTCTGAAACTGGGAAGAATTATAGACAGTATTATCCGGTGGGTAGGATTTGCCGGAAGTTGGCGGTGATGTTGCAGTTTCCGTTCTTAAGGAATGAAGGTTTAATATGAACTGGATAAATAACTCtggggaaaatcgggtttctagGCCAGTTGGCCTTAGAAATAACGGAAATGTACCTGTTTTGTTATCTGTTCCATTTATGGGAAACACTCCAACCGCATAGGCGTTtctataagtaaaaacgccaacatCATTGGcggtttttaatttaaaacggCAACTACGTTGGCGTCTTTTAATTTCAACGTATTTTAGtcgtattttttataaatacagtATTGAGTGTAAAACGCCATTCGCATTGGCGTGTATACATATAAAACGCCTTttaagttggcgtgtttatgcAAGTAGAAACGCCGGGTAGAATGTCGTTTTGATGAAATACGCCAATGTGGTCGGCGGGTTTCAAAGAAGACGTCAATGTGATTGGCGTGTTataaaaaacgccaatgtgATCGGCGAGTTTTTTCAGAATGTCTGGTTCTTTCGTCGAAAAAATTGGCAAAAATTTATCCATCTTAGAGACGCCAATGTGATTGGCGTGTTataaaaaacgccaatgtgATCGGCGAGTTTTTACAGAATGTCTGGTTCTTTCGTCGAAAAAATTGGCAAAAATTTATCCATCTTAGAGACGCCAATGTGATTGGCGTTTTTCCACATGATACAAATATTCATCAATACCTGGATTTTGTAGTAAAAAAGTGAACCAATGAAATTTGGAAGAGAGACACCAAATATGACTCCTCCAACAACCAGCACTTTATCTTAGACTTCACACTTCATATGACTCCTCCAACAACCAACACCAAATGACAAACAGATGCAAGGCAGTGAAAACAGTCTAGTTAGATCCAGACTTCACACTTTATCTTAGGCACAGATATTACAAGAATAATGACAATTTGAATTGCTTATTTGAACAAATGGATTGATACACTACAATGCATCAGCTCTAACTGATACACCGCGCTAAGTTAAAACTGGAATTACTAAGAATGAAATGATAAGCAGATGCTAAAACCATGAAAACAGTCGAGTTATGTATAGACTTCTCACTTGAGCGTTTTTCTACAATAATGTCGACTCCATCTTAGAGACGCCAATAAGATTGGCGTTTTTCTACAAAAACGCCAATATAGTTGGCGTGTTATGAAACACGCCAATGTGGCTGGCGCGTTTTTACAGAATGTCCGATTCAAGAGGCCCTTTCCTCTAtctctttattctctttttttcatTATAATTAGGGAGTACTAATTTCATTTATCCAAAACAATGAAAAAACACCAATATCAAGAGAATGTATCAAATTCCTAATATAAAAAGTTCAGACGTCAGGGAGAGTGTCGTTTTTAATAAACCATAACAATGTTCAACTGGAGAAATGAACACAAAAATTGTTATAAAGCTATAATGATCAATTCAACTAAATACTTGTTAAATGTTCAATCGTCTCGCCTTTTCCGAATAAACAAACCACGGAttcccttcccgattctggagGTAGGGAGACgagacggaggagtatcttgcacAACCATGTTCTGTAAATCAGCGCCAAAGAAGTCGTCTCGTACAGAAGAACGAGGTGGAGATTGGGGGACATCACTTAGACCGATATCTTCACCGGTTCCACCAGTGTGGCTAACTGAATGCCGTCCTAGAACGACGGagcttggtggaggtggaggcataaagtCGTCATCGGAATACACTACCATCCTTGCGGATGACGACTCTTCACCCGTTTTCTTCTTACCACGCCGCTTCCCTTTTTGCCTCACGGGCATGTCAATGTCCAGCTCAGACCGCTGGGAAGGACGACAGTCCATCATCTCAGGTTCCCCAGATATGTGCAGGCCgtcttcaaccatcctcgaaataGTGTACAAAGCCGGATGTCCTGACATGTCTTGCTGATTAAGATAGTGGCATATTCTATGcagcgtctccacctacaattttttAAGTTAAATATATTTCATCATATGAAATAAAGTAATGAATAGTTGTTTCAATTTACCGCGTAGTTATGAGAGGCTGCCGTTTGCTGCAAGCCCTCCTGAGCATGCACGTCAGGTTTTGTTATGTACACCACAGTTATCCGGCGAAACCAATCCATGTACTCATCAAGTGCAATAGGCTCCATTGAGTACTCCAAATCCACGTACACCGTGTCGTGCATATTATCCCAAGCCTGTAAATGATTGGCGTGCCAGTCAACCCAATTCCGTCCAGCTTTGCCACGTCGATCCTGTTTCAAAAAATCAGCACCGTGGAACCTGTTGACAAGCGGGATATAgggttggacaatcccaaattgtcGCAACACTCGCTCTGGCACGTATGGCTCAACCAGATTCCAGCAAATAATGGTTGTGCTCgacgtccatataggacgaTCGGCAACACAAACATCCGGCAGGTTTCGGTGGACATacggcctccaaataaactacataaGACACAAATTTAGTCAAAACAAGTTCAACCAAAACGTCATACAAACACCAATTTAGGTTACGTAAATTACTTGGTCGGCATGCATTCTAGAGAACTGCTCTCTGAAAGTTTCAACGCAATgcccgggtgcttttacataagaGGCCGGACCAGTCCatctacaaaaaataaattatgagcgaataaTACggcaattattaaaaaatatgatttaaaaattaattagttaacAACTTACGCGATTGCACATGGTAGGTAGTCTATAGGCACAGGATTTAGCATTGTCGGCCTAATaattgggattctctcccaagcccacaaATGTAACAATGTAAGAGCACCCCCAACATCGGTCCTCTTACCAAGTGCAGCTTCACATAAATTATGGTACAAGCATGCAAGAGTCAcaccaccccagctataggTACTACAtcgttctatatccatgaaaaattgaatgtagaaaaatggaattttaTTACCAGATGCGTTAGGGATCAACAGACCGCCAAGTAACAACAGACAATACACACGAGCACGTTGCGCGTACATGTACTCTTCGTGATCATCACTCAACCCAATCCTCAATTGAGCTGATAAGGCTGTCTGCTTCCAGTTCATTTCTTTCAAATCAACTTGATCTGGAATAAAGCCAAGAAAATCCAGACAAACCTCCTTCCAATGGTTTACATCATTAGtggggatgtaacccgtcaGAGCTTCACCGTCAGTGTTGAGGCCCCacaagacctccacgtcttctaatgtcacagtcgcttcaccgactggaaagtgaaacgtgtgcgtctctggcctccaacgttcaatcaaagcGGTGATGAGATGGTGGTCAATATCTTTCGGTTTACCACACCTCAACATCCCGCCAAACCCCATCCTGTCTACAATCGCTAAGACACGAGGatgtatgggaacatcccaaatgatACCTTCGTACCTTCTGCAGCGTAGGTCTTGTGAGGGTTCTCCAGCCCATATattgttagagacgtgttgtctctgaaaatatagtACAGATGGGTCCTCATGACCACATAATAGTCTTCTGCGAGCACTAGAAGATGATGTCATAATTCGCCTACACAAAGTTACGCAAAATTAATAACAATTCGCCTACACAATAATACATCGAcataaacaatttcaataatttgtcaATATTGAACCCAAATAATGCAATACACTTTAAAACTCATATAAATCATAACAAGTTGCCCGAATTTTAAGCAAGAACAACACTAGGGTTTAGGTTGTTAATCCATATTTATACCCTAACTCAACACCAATATCTCAACTATTAAGCAACAATAATGTCATCCAAACAATCAAATATGCTAAATAATAAATCTACACAATATTTCAacacaatatttcaactcaattcacaaccaattacaaaccctagctaactatccaacaattactcaaataatgtaaaagataagcatactaaccgaaaataatatacaaatttgggggaaaataTCACCGATAGATGGATGGAGGGCGAATTCACGTGGAGCAGATAAAATCGCcattgtgtgtgtgttgtggctgagtttttcgcgatttgggggaggagaAGGGGATATATCATATCTGTATAAAGCCGCCACTGGTATTGGCGTCTTCTCTTAAACCCGCCGACCTCGTTGGCGTCTTTTATAAGTATAAACGCCAATCCCATTGGCGTGTTACTCTCAAAactgtatttttaaaaaatacgaCTAAAATACGATGAAATTAAAAGACGCCAACTTTGTTGGCGTCTTTACGTTAAACACGCCACTGTTGTTGGCGTGTAAACGCCTATGCGGTTGGCGTGTTTCCCATAAATGGAACAGATAATAAAATGGGTACATTTCCATTATTTCTGAGGCCAACTGGCctagaaacccgattttcccaaTAACTCTGAATCCGCCATCACATCACCCACCAAAGAAGTAGTACGCGTGTCAATTCTCTATTGGACCAACTATTAAATCCCTTTTCTTTagttgtatattttttttaaattttcctcTGGGCtcttagaccatccactacgcgtctcaccggcgtctcgcgtcccgtcccggagagacgggACCCCGGCGCGACGCATTACAGCTCTCCGTCCTGTCCCGCGCCGTCCCGCGTCTCATCCCGCGTCGCGTCCCATCGAGCCACgagacgggctgtctcgccacgcgcctaagcgacgtggcgcgacccggcgtcgtgcgtgacgcccactcgccggcccgcgagtgggcgtcgtcacgtgctgtcgcaataaatattttttttaaaattcgaattttaaaaaaaataaaaaaaaaataaaagaaaaaaaaaattgtaacggtaataataccgtttttttgttttttttttaattttttttatttttaattaatttttttactctataaatactcctaaactcatcctcatttcacacacaactacacatctattcttcctatcatctaaattttctctcaaattttcatataacaactcaagatgtccggcgacggcgacggcaactacggcggttccggctccggcgggtgggatctcaacgcgttcggcgattgggagaccatgatcaacacattgggcggttccggttcgtcaacgccggggacccagggttcggcgacgccaggggggtaccaaccacccaattttgaccttgatgcatatgtccgtccctccgccccgcggtattcgcagggattatcccagatccgggaggattttcccgttgatccCGCGCcgggaggtggccgaggcggtggaggtggccgaggcggtgtacaaccccaggcgggcgaggacgaggaggaagaggaagaagaggaagaggatctaggccggcatccgtacaacaacctcgaaacgctggcggtgtacaatgcttggatcaccgtctcgtacgatcccatcgtcgggaatcaacaatctcggaagtgtttctgggaaaaggtctgcgaggtctaccaccagataaagccgaaaggctcccgcaagcgcaaatttaaaatgctccgctctcactttgaccgagtcgaccgacaggtcaaaaaattctgcggcatcgaCTCGGccgaagaggcgcgctaccaaagcggcgcaacggcaaccgacattttgacgtccgctttgcgcgtatactaccaggacgaacgtcatcaattcagatttgttgatgtttggcaggctgtcaaggacgaggaacggtgggccggcggttttcgctccagctcgggctcaacctcgaagcgcacgaagcatacggcgagtggccaatactcgtctggtggtgacaccgctgagggcatcagccaacctgaggctgaatcccaggagtttgcgggtacggtcgattatgctggaggatccgcgagtgggcgccgtcggccgcaagggacgaagacggcgaaagcggctagagcaaggaagggccgaggcgaatcaagccagccggcctcgggatcgggctcgcggggaggctcggacacacttatggtggcgtacatgaccgccacaatggcggacacttcccgcgtctcgtacgcccaattcacggcctggtggaacggaattgtgtatatggcagcacaagttggccttccgactccccctcaaccttgaccgcctccggaggatgattagccggcggagtagtttttttatttttctttaaatttgtattttaaattatgttgtgtgttttttatgttgtgtgtttttttatgttgtgtgttttttaataaagtgtgtttttaataaagtgtgtttgttttaattgaattaggttgagaaaaaaaataaaaaatgaaattgaatgaatagtaattaagagacggttaagggacggagcgttgcaggttccgtcccttagttaagggatgaaggAAAAAAGGATAGtagggccctcaaatagtagtcaAATagtatttaagggacggtatagagacagcgtagtggatgaccTTAATTCTTAAACATTTAATCTTTGAAACGCTGTTTTTTGATCTTTGTAACGATTCAAACTCAATTACTTCCGTAACTGAGCGAAAATCTCTTCATTTGAATTCCGATCAGCTCGCTTCCCCCCATCCCCACACAACGTTCTGTTCTCCAATACTTCTCAGCTGGATCTCGCACTTTGAGGTAAACTAACTCTccgttttttcctttttctgtcTTTTGTCTTTTATTTTTGGGTAGAAAATGTGTTCGAGCTGCGGATTTGTCTTCATTACGCTTGATTTGTTTAATTTCTAGGGTGCGAGCTTCGAATATAATGATTTCAAAGTTTTGCATCTATTGGATTCGGAGTTGCTGGTTACAAATTAGTTAGTTAGGATGTTTAGTAGCGATCCTTTGGATTGCTCGTTGGTAGCGTAATTTGATTGAATCTGCTATTTACTTCTGGcatgatgttttgttttgtaCTCCTGATGGTTCAGGATGGAAGCTTCTTACTGATGCTGGTGATTGGAGATTGGATTTTGGAGGATGGGGCTTAGAGATAGTGTAGACATGAAAGCGCTGAGGGCGAAGTTTAGAGTAGCAACTGTGGTTATAGTATCCATATGGATTGGGCTTCCGGGAGTGTATCATCTGCTGAAGCCAGTAGAAAATGGTTGTGTCATGACGTATATGTATCCGACATACATTCCTCTTCCCACGCCCAAGAATGTGTCGACTAATAAATATGGCTTATTCTTGTACCATGAAGGCTGGAGAAAGATTGATTATAATGATCACCTTAAGAATATAAATGGTGTGCCAGTTCTTTTTATCCCAGGCAATGGTGGAAGCTACAAACAGGCGAGCCTCTTATTTCAACTGGTGTTTCTTTTTGTACAATTGTACTATGCCATCCCGACATATCAgacatttttgtcattttgattaGCCATATACCATGATTTAAGTTTTTCTGCTTATGCAGCAGAGATTTATATACCTTATTGGCTTCTTACATATGGATGTTTTCCCGTGTCTATACAGGTCAGATCCCTTGGTGCAGAGTCTGATAGGGCTTATCGAGGAGGTCCACTTGAATGGGACTCTAACCACGCTTATCCAATTTTTGGAGAGGGCATTGATATTGATTTGACTAACATTTTGTTACCTAGTCAATATACTTCCATGCTTGATTGGTACGCTGTGGATCTTGAAGGTGAACATTCTGCAATGGATGGTCGGATTCTTCAAGAACACGCAGAATATGTAGTATATGCCATTCACACGGTACCGCTTTCGTCGCTAATTGCATGAATTACGATTAGGCAGGCATGCCGAGTCTGGATAAAAGTTGCAACCTTAATCAATACAGGCATACATATTAACATACCTATTTTAGCTTTAAAATATTCACTTCAACTTTAACTGGACATATTTCATATACCTATTTTTGTGGTACTTGGTGGTTCTAATTCTCAAAACAGCTGCAGCCTGATGTAGAAAATAATTTACTTCTTGACTTAGGCTCAAACTGGCCATACTATCTCTATTTATACAATGAAAACATATAACATTAATTTATCTTATACTTCCGTAAATGgctattttgtttattattgcaGATTTTGGATCTATATAAAGAATCGCATGCTGTGCATGCGAAAGGCGGTCTCCCTAAAAGCGTGATATTGGTTGGTCACTCTATGGGTGGTTTTGTTGCTAGGGCTGCAGTAGTGCACCCCCATTTGAGAAAGTTTGCTGTTGAAACTATTCTGACGCTCTCTACGCCCCATCAGTAAATTTATAATCTCTTTAATGTGTTCCCTGAAGTTCTttttgtatttaaaaaaaaatcttagaTAGTTTATACAGTTGTCAGCAATGTATCAATTTTTTCCAGGTCTCCTCCTGTGGCATTACAGCCATCCTTGGGACACTATTATGCACAAGTAAATGAGGAATGGAGGAAAGGATATGAGGTCCAAACCTCTCGAACTGGGCACTACTTGTCAGATCCTTTGCTTTCCCATGTTGTCATCATCTCTGTATCTGGTGGATACAATGATTACCAGGTAAATAAATGTGTCCTTGCATATATTATATTGGCCTACTTGAGGTTTGATTCATTGAAACGTGTGAACTCACATTCAGACGAGAGCTTTTCTATTGTGGGATCATGTCATAGACCTGTCTTAGTATTTCGTTATCCTACTTTCCCTGCATATTTTTACTCTCCAATTCCAGGTACGCTCGAAATTAGAGTCCCTTGATGGCATTGTTCCTCACACACATGGCTTTTTCATAAGTAGTACTGGCATGAGAAACGTGTGGTTATCAATGGAGCACCAGGTTATCTTATGGTGTAATCAGCTAGTTGTGCAAGTAAGTCATATTGATAATGATATACTGGAGTACTATCACAGTGTAAGGGGCCCTAAATTCCAAAATTTCTTTTGTAGATGTCCCACACTCTCCTCAGTCTGATAGACACGAAGACAGGCCAACCTTTAAATGATGTACAGCAAAGACTTGGAATATTCAAAAAAATGCTCGATAGTGGCATTCCGAAGAACTTCTTTGCATCGACACAACTGCAACAAGCACATAAATCTGACCATATTCCTGATAAAAAGAAGAAAGTGAATCCTGGTACTTCCTTTTTTCCCATGGTTTTATGCAGAAGCTGGTTGAATCACCCGGCTTAAATTTTTTTGCTTCATTAGTCAATTATACTTTGTGTCAGAAACAATAGCTATTAACTATTTCAATGGCCCCAGACAGTTTTTATTTATCTTAACTATTTGTTTAGCATATAGGCACTCATGAAAAATTATATTATCTCCTAAAATAACCTTAGTTGCGTAAATTATTTAGTATTAAGTTTATCCATTAtcatttttgattttttctatGGTACTTGCGCAAGGAATAAGCTCTTGGTAGTGTTATTCTTGATCTTCTGGTGTAAATAATGCTTCTAAATTGCTTTTGATGAATAAGGACTGAGTTCTGGAGTATCTGGCTGCCCAAGTAGTAGCCAATGGAGTGAAGATGGACTTGAAAGAGACCTCTACATCCAAACCAGTACCATCACTGTTTTAGCTATGGATGGGAGAAGACGATGGTTGGACATTCAAAAACTGGTTAGCTTTAAAGGACTTTAGGAACTACTCCTATTTGGATCTATGAGGAAGGTTATAGGGATGAAAGGGTCTGAAATTGAGATAACTTGATCTCCCCTGTTATATAGGGCTTTTCCATAGCTTCATAAATCTAGAACTCTGCCAGGGTTGTAAACTTTTCATATGTTTGTCATGTTACCCTGTATAAGTATAAGAAATTATATGGCTTGGTTCTTTAGTATTCTCTTATTATTAATGGGTTCACCGTTTAAGAAAATTTGTACATAGTGGAGTGTATATCATTACAAATAGCTATAGAGAGAAACAGATAAGGAAAATTGGTAGCTATAGTAGGGATTGTTGATAAAATTGGTACCTCATTAAATGGTAATATAACTGTCGATCAGGATTGATAGAACTCTTTTGAATTTCAGGGTGAGGATGGAAAAAACCACTTTGTTTTCGTCACAAATCTTTCACCTTGTTCTGGTGTGAGACTACATCTTTGGCGAGAGAAGGAAACTTCAGCTTCAGAAGTTTCTATGAACAAACGGGTTGTTGAAGTAACAGCTAAAATGGTGCATGTTCCATCTGGACCAGCTCCAAGGCAGGTATTATGTTGTCTTTATTTTGGCCAGAGCATTTGCTAATGAGCGGTGAacccatatttatatattcccATTCTGAACATATCCATTTGTCCTGTAAGATTGAGCCAGGAAGTCAAACTGAACAAGCTCCTCCATCTGCAATATTTTGGTTGGGTCCTCAAGATATGCATGGCTTTCGGTTTCTGACAGTTTCTGTGGCTCCCCGCCCTGTACGTACTATCTTACAACTTGTAATAAGTAGCAATAAGATCCCcctttataatactccctccgtccccgataaATAGACAAACTTATAAATGGCTCtggttttaatgtgcaattggtaaagtaagagagagatgggaaaaagtaagagggagagagggaaaaagtagTGGAATGAGTGTTAGTAGACTGTGGGGTCCACATTATAAATGATGTGTAggattattatttgttgaaaactttccatgTTTAGACTTAGtctaattttgggggacggcccaaaatggtaaaactagtctattttttggggacggaaggagtattttttatttttgtatgtttACATTGAGAAACTACCTGTTCTCAGACTGTTTCAGGGAGACCCCCACCAGCTGCATCCATGGGAGTCGGACAATTTTTCAATCCAAAGGATGGAGAGAAAATTTTCTCCTCATACCAGTTGATCAGTTCATTATACACAGAACAGGTTAAGATTCTGATATATAGCTTAATAACTGAAGATGGTAGGTAATTCAGCAAATCCTGGGTAGCAATTTTCTTGATATTCATAACTTGGTTGTTTAACAGGATATGACTTTGAAGGAAGATCATCCTCTTGCTGTCAGTCTTACATTCTCTGCTAGCTTAGGTCTTCTTCCTGTTTCTTTATCTATCAAAACAACTGGCTGTGGGATTAAAAAATCAGAATTTCCCATTGAAGAGTCTGGAGACGAGGAAACAAGTAGTAAGTGTTTGTTCATACCCCCTATCACGGATCACAATTTCCATAGGTTATTTTTTGAACTTAATCTTTGAGCTCGCCCAGTCTGTTAAACTCTTATTACAGTTGCCCATCTACCCACCCTAATAACTGAGAGAAAGTGGATCCTCTGACTCAGCAGGGGCTTCACGCGCGTCTTGTGTAATCTGTGCATTATTTTAAATTGACTTTTTGGTTGCAAGACACATATTGGACATCAGTTTCATTCTAAAATCCTCCATCTAGATTAATTACTTAGAATCTCTGTACTTGACAGCTTTGCtatattctttaaaaaatatcttACTGCCTTCTCTAGATAgaactcaatcttgttgcttCATCTGTTTTTGTTCTTGTATTGAATTAATTCGTGAATGCAGGACTTTGTAAGAGACGCTGTTTCCCACCTGTGGCACTTGCTTGGGATGCGATATCTGGCCTGCACGTATTCCCTAATCTGTATTCTGAAACAATTGTTGTGGATTCTTCTCCATCACTCTGGAGTTCTTCTCAAAATTCTGACAAGACAAATGTTTTGTTACTGGTATTGTGACTGAAAATGATACTTATGGGAACTTGCTGTCTGAAATTTGTTTTGGGTACTTTAGAGGTATTCTTCATTTACTTTTGTTATTTAACgtttttttatattcttttcAGATAGACCCACATTGCTCTTACACAAGCACTATTGGTGTTTCCGTTACTGCTAGTGCTGGTAGATTCTTGCTTTTATACTTCTCTCAGGTACATTTGTTCTTAGCATCTATATTTTTCGAACTCGGAACTTTCAGATGGTTTTTATGCATTTATACATAAATTATCTTGAGTAAATGCACATATTATGCCTAATgcaataaattcataaaattattaGAATTAGTAGTATGAAATTAAGAAGACACATTACAATCAAATTTTTGATTtgaaaaattatactataatttaatatttatatttattaatatatatagacATAATAAtatctttatatatataaattaagtagCAAAAATACCCCTAATTTGTTAGATGGAGGAACTTATTTTCCACAATTTGTGAGCGTTAGAGAATCTATTTACTTATCGATGTTAATGTTAGTGACAAGTTGCATAGAACAACTTTATGAatctatttgtttttttttgcgGAAAATGTTAGGGTGGTTTTGCTACTTAACTCTTTTATCTATTACAATAATGCTTGGTTCATAATAATGAAGATTTTTATTAATCTGGATATATCACTGAAATTTGACATTTGTcatttaaatatattagttGATCAGTTGATGCTGCTTATTACAGTTTATCCATCACATTTATTCATTAAGCTTTTTTCACATTGCTTACAGTTTTTGCTCTAATTGTAACCTATTCATGCAGATCAGTGGTCTATGCTTCGCTGTTGCATTTTTTGCTCTGATGCGGCAAGCATATGCATGGGAACTTGACCAGCCTATACCATCGC
This sequence is a window from Salvia splendens isolate huo1 chromosome 5, SspV2, whole genome shotgun sequence. Protein-coding genes within it:
- the LOC121805967 gene encoding uncharacterized protein LOC121805967 isoform X2, with translation MGLRDSVDMKALRAKFRVATVVIVSIWIGLPGVYHLLKPVENGCVMTYMYPTYIPLPTPKNVSTNKYGLFLYHEGWRKIDYNDHLKNINGVPVLFIPGNGGSYKQVRSLGAESDRAYRGGPLEWDSNHAYPIFGEGIDIDLTNILLPSQYTSMLDWYAVDLEGEHSAMDGRILQEHAEYVVYAIHTILDLYKESHAVHAKGGLPKSVILVGHSMGGFVARAAVVHPHLRKFAVETILTLSTPHQSPPVALQPSLGHYYAQVNEEWRKGYEVQTSRTGHYLSDPLLSHVVIISVSGGYNDYQVRSKLESLDGIVPHTHGFFISSTGMRNVWLSMEHQVILWCNQLVVQMSHTLLSLIDTKTGQPLNDVQQRLGIFKKMLDSGIPKNFFASTQLQQAHKSDHIPDKKKKVNPGLSSGVSGCPSSSQWSEDGLERDLYIQTSTITVLAMDGRRRWLDIQKLGEDGKNHFVFVTNLSPCSGVRLHLWREKETSASEVSMNKRVVEVTAKMVHVPSGPAPRQIEPGSQTEQAPPSAIFWLGPQDMHGFRFLTVSVAPRPTVSGRPPPAASMGVGQFFNPKDGEKIFSSYQLISSLYTEQDMTLKEDHPLAVSLTFSASLGLLPVSLSIKTTGCGIKKSEFPIEESGDEETSRLCKRRCFPPVALAWDAISGLHVFPNLYSETIVVDSSPSLWSSSQNSDKTNVLLLIDPHCSYTSTIGVSVTASAGRFLLLYFSQISGLCFAVAFFALMRQAYAWELDQPIPSLLSAVESNLRIPRAFFFLAILPICFAVLLSCLSSKVLPPIISFTVVAILCYVFANGAIVLLILLSQMLFYVAGILHVAVKKWWQVCERNFSFHFLQRISSSFASTRVIRILMANALLITSLLAITLVCLVHPALGLFVLLLSHVPGCHSALSSHVQTKEFYESGSEGEGTEMLHNSSYDNNSKLFPTNETRRDSPKYTKSYGDAQLEIFHHRHGLLVLHLLAVLMFVPSLVAWLQRIGIGQNLPWFWDSILSIGVVLHGLCNSKPEFSFYLFPIGSWEIRLSFAYLVAGYFSYFSALALAPYRVFYAMAGIGVVSFAFRVIQRKNGEAYHRNRKHSHRH
- the LOC121805967 gene encoding uncharacterized protein LOC121805967 isoform X1 is translated as MGLRDSVDMKALRAKFRVATVVIVSIWIGLPGVYHLLKPVENGCVMTYMYPTYIPLPTPKNVSTNKYGLFLYHEGWRKIDYNDHLKNINGVPVLFIPGNGGSYKQVRSLGAESDRAYRGGPLEWDSNHAYPIFGEGIDIDLTNILLPSQYTSMLDWYAVDLEGEHSAMDGRILQEHAEYVVYAIHTILDLYKESHAVHAKGGLPKSVILVGHSMGGFVARAAVVHPHLRKFAVETILTLSTPHQSPPVALQPSLGHYYAQVNEEWRKGYEVQTSRTGHYLSDPLLSHVVIISVSGGYNDYQVRSKLESLDGIVPHTHGFFISSTGMRNVWLSMEHQVILWCNQLVVQMSHTLLSLIDTKTGQPLNDVQQRLGIFKKMLDSGIPKNFFASTQLQQAHKSDHIPDKKKKVNPGLSSGVSGCPSSSQWSEDGLERDLYIQTSTITVLAMDGRRRWLDIQKLGEDGKNHFVFVTNLSPCSGVRLHLWREKETSASEVSMNKRVVEVTAKMVHVPSGPAPRQIEPGSQTEQAPPSAIFWLGPQDMHGFRFLTVSVAPRPTVSGRPPPAASMGVGQFFNPKDGEKIFSSYQLISSLYTEQDMTLKEDHPLAVSLTFSASLGLLPVSLSIKTTGCGIKKSEFPIEESGDEETSRLCKRRCFPPVALAWDAISGLHVFPNLYSETIVVDSSPSLWSSSQNSDKTNVLLLIDPHCSYTSTIGVSVTASAGRFLLLYFSQISGLCFAVAFFALMRQAYAWELDQPIPSLLSAVESNLRIPRAFFFLAILPICFAVLLSCLSSKVLPPIISFTVVAILCYVFANGAIVLLILLSQMLFYVAGILHVAVKKWWQVCERNFSFHFLQRISSSFASTRVIRILMANALLITSLLAITLVCLVHPALGLFVLLLSHVPGCHSALSSFLMASFRSHVQTKEFYESGSEGEGTEMLHNSSYDNNSKLFPTNETRRDSPKYTKSYGDAQLEIFHHRHGLLVLHLLAVLMFVPSLVAWLQRIGIGQNLPWFWDSILSIGVVLHGLCNSKPEFSFYLFPIGSWEIRLSFAYLVAGYFSYFSALALAPYRVFYAMAGIGVVSFAFRVIQRKNGEAYHRNRKHSHRH